In one window of Paraflavitalea soli DNA:
- a CDS encoding alpha/beta hydrolase, giving the protein MRPLLVSVFIVTLAPCLAQGQQVPRLTYAIKDQDTLWVDQYKPKGTPNGISVLFVHGGAFTGGDPANQTPMADGLTKLGYSVFVIKYRLYLKGKSFGCETATPEKLKAIRLAAEDAADATKYLTSHAAALQVDTTKLFIAGSSAGAEAILNLVYNPFVRKGDKNYKPFPYAGALSFSGAVLDINNIDACPPLPLFLMHGTNDQLVPYGTAAHRFCKAVDAGWMMMFGAHTLYEEMQKRNWPVVLYTYEGKGHEVSNYMFRKFKEMDEFMKTVVQGFSFPTAHIVVKKEE; this is encoded by the coding sequence ATGCGACCACTCTTAGTAAGCGTATTCATAGTCACCCTGGCTCCTTGTTTGGCACAGGGCCAGCAGGTGCCGCGCCTCACCTATGCAATTAAAGACCAGGATACATTGTGGGTAGACCAATACAAACCCAAGGGTACACCCAATGGTATATCCGTACTGTTTGTGCACGGCGGCGCTTTTACCGGTGGCGATCCTGCCAACCAAACGCCCATGGCCGATGGATTGACCAAACTGGGCTATTCAGTGTTCGTGATTAAGTACCGCTTGTACCTGAAAGGCAAAAGCTTTGGCTGTGAGACCGCTACCCCTGAAAAACTCAAAGCCATCCGCCTGGCAGCAGAGGATGCCGCCGATGCCACCAAATACCTGACAAGCCATGCTGCTGCTTTACAGGTTGATACTACTAAGCTTTTCATTGCCGGCAGTAGTGCAGGTGCAGAAGCCATTCTCAACCTGGTATACAATCCTTTTGTAAGAAAAGGCGACAAGAACTATAAGCCCTTTCCTTATGCAGGCGCCCTGTCGTTTTCAGGGGCTGTGCTCGACATCAATAACATCGATGCCTGTCCGCCACTACCTTTATTCCTGATGCATGGTACCAACGATCAGCTGGTGCCTTATGGTACTGCTGCACATCGCTTTTGCAAGGCCGTTGACGCAGGCTGGATGATGATGTTTGGCGCCCATACCTTATATGAAGAAATGCAGAAAAGGAATTGGCCCGTCGTTTTGTACACCTATGAAGGTAAGGGCCACGAAGTGAGCAACTATATGTTCAGGAAGTTTAAAGAAATGGACGAGTTCATGAAAACCGTGGTGCAGGGCTTCAGCTTTCCAACAGCACATATAGTGGTTAAAAAAGAAGAATAA
- a CDS encoding GDSL-type esterase/lipase family protein has protein sequence MNKRTYFLAGFLFMAITSLAQQPEKKIDSSYNNTYYQGRMELFNTLPLQQKGIVFLGNSITERGNWSELLPGQKIMNRGIGGDNTFGVLARLDMVVKAAPKKVFLLIGINDLSRALPKEVILNNYERIINYIRTNSPKTTLYVQSVLPLYEPLTTAAYLKNKKDSILQLNIGIRQLADKYKLTYINLHEVFADANGDLKKEYTADGIHVRPAAYVLWVDYLKKKKYL, from the coding sequence ATGAATAAACGCACTTATTTTCTTGCCGGCTTTCTCTTCATGGCTATTACATCTTTGGCACAACAGCCTGAAAAGAAGATTGACAGCAGTTACAACAATACCTATTATCAGGGCAGAATGGAATTGTTCAATACCCTGCCCCTTCAGCAGAAAGGCATCGTATTCCTGGGCAATAGCATTACCGAGCGGGGCAACTGGAGCGAATTGCTCCCCGGCCAGAAAATAATGAACCGGGGCATCGGGGGCGATAATACTTTTGGCGTACTGGCCCGACTCGACATGGTAGTGAAAGCCGCTCCTAAAAAAGTATTCCTGCTCATCGGTATCAACGACCTCAGCAGAGCCCTTCCCAAAGAAGTGATCCTGAACAATTACGAGCGCATCATTAATTATATCCGGACCAATTCTCCCAAAACGACCTTGTATGTGCAAAGCGTATTGCCTTTGTACGAACCACTGACTACTGCCGCTTACCTGAAAAATAAAAAAGACAGTATCCTGCAGCTCAATATTGGCATCCGCCAGCTGGCCGACAAATACAAGCTTACCTACATCAACCTGCATGAGGTATTTGCCGATGCCAATGGTGACCTGAAGAAGGAATACACCGCCGATGGTATTCATGTAAGACCAGCTGCCTACGTACTGTGGGTAGATTACCTGAAGAAGAAAAAGTATTTGTAA
- a CDS encoding GDSL-type esterase/lipase family protein → MKLFLVASLVLVTGTLSAQTDASSDSSYANGYYVERVKYFDSLHPIKKSIVFLGNSITEVGAWAEVLPGEQVINRGISGDNSFGVYARLDQVLAIKPRKIFLTIGVNDIKRGTPIDYIVNNYERIAAKVKAVSPRTKLYFQSVLPVTESVLANIYVKITNSKINQLNERMKAVAAKYDCPYIDLHPVFVDDNGQLRRDLTTDGLHLKQAAYILWANYLKKEKYL, encoded by the coding sequence ATGAAACTATTTTTAGTAGCCAGCCTGGTGTTGGTCACCGGCACTTTGAGCGCGCAAACTGATGCATCAAGCGATAGCAGTTATGCCAATGGATATTATGTAGAGCGGGTGAAGTACTTTGATAGCCTGCATCCCATTAAGAAAAGCATCGTCTTCCTGGGCAATAGCATTACCGAGGTGGGAGCCTGGGCCGAAGTGTTGCCCGGTGAGCAGGTGATCAACCGGGGTATCAGTGGTGACAACTCCTTTGGTGTATATGCCCGGCTGGACCAGGTACTGGCCATCAAGCCCCGCAAGATATTCTTAACCATCGGGGTCAACGATATTAAACGGGGTACCCCCATTGATTATATCGTGAACAATTATGAACGGATAGCAGCCAAAGTAAAAGCTGTATCCCCCCGTACCAAATTGTATTTCCAAAGCGTATTGCCTGTTACAGAATCTGTACTGGCCAATATTTATGTGAAGATCACCAACAGCAAAATAAATCAGTTGAATGAGCGCATGAAGGCTGTGGCAGCTAAATATGATTGTCCCTATATCGATCTGCATCCCGTATTTGTAGATGACAACGGACAGTTAAGGAGGGACCTTACCACCGATGGACTGCACCTGAAACAGGCAGCCTATATCTTGTGGGCCAATTACCTGAAAAAGGAAAAATATTTGTAA
- a CDS encoding sodium:solute symporter family protein yields the protein MNLSTLDIIIILLYLLVIIGLGFWISKKASKNIQSYFLGDNNIKWYWLGFSNSSGMFDVSGTAFYVALLFIYGFKAAWLPWLWPIWNQIFVMVFLAIWIRRSNAMTGADWIIKRFGDDRGGRLAHMIVVIFAIVSVIGFIGYVFVGIGKFASNILPWDLSNALLTSPQTYALIIVTLTTLYTVKGGMYSVVATEVLQYGILVVSCILVVVFAVKGVDYDSLHQRLPQGWASFWPEWKLNVNWDNFAQASQKVEEDGFIWFGALVLMMIGKGIFASLAGPVPGFDMQRILSAKKPWEAAKLSGFTNLVLYIPLFMMVSALTLIAFNNFMPTLQGQAKPDFEVILSQVVSNYLPAGIRGIVLAGLLASFMSAFSAFVNAAPAYLVNDFYKKYFRPHESPRHYVKCSYLTSIAIIAIGCFFGLFADSLSSLTLWISSALYGGYAAANVLKWIWWRFNGYGYFAGMLAGLLSATFVPKLMAWLSTNYFTEYKDLFGSGIGTLISFFIILVLSMSASVIGCLLTPIPDKKVLETFYANTRPWGFWKPVLNWVQQVNPAFEPNRQFKWDMLNVLVGICWQMSMVIMPVFFVFGYFSYGFTAVGIWVACIIILKFTWYDRLKITAV from the coding sequence ATGAATCTCTCCACCTTAGACATCATCATCATTTTACTGTACCTGCTGGTCATTATCGGCCTGGGATTCTGGATATCTAAAAAAGCATCTAAGAATATCCAGTCTTATTTTCTGGGTGATAACAATATCAAATGGTACTGGCTGGGATTTAGCAACAGCAGCGGTATGTTTGATGTGAGCGGTACTGCATTTTATGTAGCCCTCTTGTTTATCTATGGTTTCAAAGCTGCCTGGCTGCCCTGGTTATGGCCTATCTGGAACCAGATATTTGTAATGGTATTCCTGGCCATCTGGATACGGCGAAGCAATGCCATGACCGGCGCCGATTGGATCATCAAACGATTTGGTGACGACAGGGGCGGAAGGCTGGCCCATATGATCGTGGTGATCTTTGCCATCGTGAGCGTGATCGGTTTTATTGGATATGTATTCGTGGGTATTGGAAAATTTGCTTCCAACATTCTCCCCTGGGATCTTTCCAATGCCTTGCTCACCAGTCCGCAAACCTATGCTTTGATCATTGTGACCCTGACTACCCTATATACAGTGAAGGGCGGTATGTACAGTGTGGTCGCTACCGAAGTACTGCAATATGGTATCCTAGTGGTGAGCTGTATCCTCGTGGTGGTATTTGCCGTGAAGGGAGTAGATTATGACAGCCTGCACCAGCGTCTGCCGCAGGGATGGGCTTCTTTCTGGCCCGAGTGGAAGTTGAATGTGAACTGGGATAATTTTGCGCAGGCCAGCCAGAAGGTAGAAGAAGATGGATTCATATGGTTTGGTGCCCTGGTGTTGATGATGATTGGTAAGGGCATCTTTGCCAGCCTGGCTGGCCCCGTACCAGGGTTTGATATGCAACGTATCCTCAGCGCCAAAAAGCCCTGGGAAGCAGCTAAACTTTCAGGATTCACCAACCTCGTTTTGTATATCCCCCTATTCATGATGGTGAGCGCCCTCACCCTCATAGCTTTCAATAATTTCATGCCCACTTTGCAGGGCCAGGCAAAGCCCGACTTTGAAGTGATCCTCAGCCAGGTAGTGAGTAATTACCTGCCTGCCGGTATTCGTGGTATTGTGCTCGCCGGCTTGCTGGCTTCCTTCATGAGCGCTTTCTCTGCTTTTGTGAATGCAGCGCCTGCCTACCTGGTCAATGATTTTTACAAGAAGTATTTCAGACCCCATGAATCACCCCGCCACTATGTGAAATGCAGTTACCTCACCTCCATTGCCATAATCGCTATTGGCTGTTTCTTTGGCTTGTTTGCCGATTCGCTCAGTTCACTCACCTTATGGATATCTTCTGCCCTCTATGGTGGTTATGCCGCCGCCAATGTATTGAAATGGATCTGGTGGCGCTTTAATGGCTATGGTTATTTTGCCGGTATGTTGGCTGGATTATTGTCTGCCACGTTTGTTCCTAAACTAATGGCCTGGTTAAGCACCAATTATTTTACGGAGTACAAGGACCTGTTTGGTAGTGGTATCGGTACCCTCATTTCCTTTTTTATCATCCTGGTATTGTCTATGTCGGCCAGTGTGATTGGATGCCTCCTCACACCCATCCCCGATAAAAAAGTACTGGAAACTTTTTATGCCAACACCCGGCCATGGGGTTTCTGGAAACCTGTACTCAATTGGGTGCAGCAGGTGAATCCTGCCTTTGAACCCAACCGCCAGTTTAAGTGGGATATGCTGAACGTGCTGGTAGGTATCTGCTGGCAAATGAGTATGGTGATCATGCCCGTATTCTTTGTGTTTGGCTATTTTAGTTATGGCTTCACTGCTGTGGGCATTTGGGTGGCCTGTATAATCATTTTAAAATTCACCTGGTATGATCGTCTTAAAATTACTGCCGTATAA
- a CDS encoding GDSL-type esterase/lipase family protein, giving the protein MKLERPYTVLRMAAVVSCFSLCAASKIQAQAVDSSYHNYLYDSRVAYFQQLMPVKKAIVFWGDSITDWGDWAELLNFRKAINRGIAGDNTYGLRARLDEVLRHDPRKLFILIGTNDINKKIPVVNIVDNYKKIILEVQRRSPGTSIYVQSVFPINNQLIGRQYYSGTNEQIQELNRALQSMAAELQVKYVSVYGQLLDAREQLDARYTYDGLHLSGLGYQAWVNYLKQQKLL; this is encoded by the coding sequence ATGAAGTTAGAAAGACCCTATACCGTGTTAAGGATGGCAGCTGTGGTAAGCTGCTTTTCCCTGTGTGCAGCGAGTAAGATACAGGCCCAGGCCGTGGATAGTTCCTACCACAATTATTTATACGATAGCCGGGTGGCTTACTTTCAGCAATTGATGCCCGTAAAGAAGGCCATTGTATTTTGGGGCGATAGCATCACCGACTGGGGCGATTGGGCCGAACTGCTCAACTTTAGGAAGGCCATCAATCGCGGCATTGCCGGTGATAATACCTATGGCCTACGCGCCAGGCTCGATGAGGTGCTGCGCCATGATCCCAGGAAACTCTTCATACTGATCGGCACCAACGATATCAATAAAAAGATACCCGTAGTCAATATTGTAGACAATTACAAAAAGATCATCCTCGAAGTGCAGCGGCGATCACCCGGCACCAGTATCTATGTGCAGAGCGTATTTCCCATCAATAACCAGTTGATTGGCCGCCAATACTATTCCGGCACCAATGAGCAGATACAGGAATTGAACAGGGCCTTGCAAAGCATGGCGGCAGAGCTGCAGGTAAAGTATGTGTCCGTATACGGACAGCTGCTCGATGCCCGGGAACAACTGGATGCCCGCTATACCTACGATGGGCTGCACCTCTCAGGCCTCGGTTACCAGGCCTGGGTGAACTATTTAAAACAACAAAAACTATTGTAA
- a CDS encoding DUF5009 domain-containing protein codes for MQRNNSLDALRGLAILAMVLSSSIAFGILPAWMYHAQTPPPGHTFIPTLPGITWVDLVFPFFLFSMGAAIPLALNKKLKEGTSFLSVLWIAGRRYILLVFFALFTVHARAGMMSSDPYPIYYLLSVIAFVLLFFQFYKPAGQQHTKLFMAIRVLAFVAAGTMLSLLPFKDGQGFSLNRSDIIIIVLGNMAFFGTLIWWFTKENPWLRMGFLLFLMGVILGAKEAGSWNDRLLQWSPIPWMYKFYYLKYLFIILPGTLAGDWLLKYKTQHNFSKDDTGRTSTGLIAFLSFAIIVINVILLFGRHLLINLILTAALCGLIYVCLKKEKKHHEPLLMAFFKAGTFLLLLGLFFESYEGGIKKDPSTFSYYLVTGGLAFFMLIAFYGFQFTGIGERIVHYLSLNGRNPMVAYVTGNLLLLPLLHLTGAMTLYTGMQQSAFTGFLSGILFTAIVSIVTVWFTKRGWMWKT; via the coding sequence ATGCAACGCAACAATAGTTTAGACGCCTTAAGAGGCCTGGCCATACTGGCCATGGTGCTTTCCAGCAGTATTGCCTTTGGCATTCTGCCTGCCTGGATGTACCATGCCCAAACGCCTCCGCCCGGCCATACCTTCATACCAACTTTGCCTGGCATTACCTGGGTTGACCTTGTATTTCCCTTTTTTCTTTTTAGCATGGGGGCTGCCATTCCCCTGGCTTTGAATAAAAAACTAAAAGAAGGAACCAGCTTTCTGTCTGTGCTTTGGATAGCTGGCAGACGATATATATTGCTCGTATTCTTTGCCCTCTTTACCGTGCATGCCCGTGCTGGTATGATGAGCAGCGATCCGTACCCTATCTATTATCTCCTTTCAGTGATAGCCTTTGTGTTGCTTTTCTTTCAATTTTATAAACCCGCGGGCCAGCAGCACACAAAATTGTTTATGGCAATCCGTGTACTGGCTTTTGTAGCTGCCGGCACGATGTTGTCCCTGCTTCCATTTAAAGATGGACAGGGTTTTTCCCTCAACAGGAGTGATATCATTATTATTGTGCTGGGCAATATGGCCTTCTTTGGTACCCTCATCTGGTGGTTTACCAAAGAAAATCCCTGGTTGCGCATGGGATTCCTGCTTTTTCTGATGGGTGTAATACTGGGCGCCAAAGAAGCAGGTTCCTGGAATGACAGGCTGTTGCAATGGTCGCCCATCCCCTGGATGTATAAATTTTACTACCTCAAATACCTGTTTATCATCCTGCCCGGTACCCTGGCTGGCGACTGGTTACTGAAGTATAAAACCCAGCACAACTTCTCCAAAGACGATACAGGAAGAACGAGTACTGGCCTGATTGCTTTTTTATCCTTTGCTATTATCGTAATCAATGTAATATTGCTCTTCGGCCGGCATCTTTTGATCAATCTTATCCTCACGGCTGCACTTTGCGGGCTGATATATGTTTGCCTGAAAAAAGAGAAAAAGCACCATGAACCTTTATTGATGGCATTTTTTAAAGCCGGAACATTCCTGTTGTTGTTGGGACTTTTCTTTGAATCTTATGAAGGAGGCATTAAAAAAGACCCCTCCACCTTTAGTTACTACCTGGTAACCGGCGGACTGGCCTTTTTTATGTTGATCGCTTTTTATGGCTTTCAGTTTACCGGCATCGGAGAGCGTATCGTCCATTACCTGAGCCTCAATGGCAGAAATCCCATGGTGGCCTATGTAACCGGCAACCTGTTGTTGCTGCCCTTGCTGCACCTGACTGGTGCCATGACTTTATACACAGGTATGCAGCAAAGCGCGTTCACCGGGTTTTTAAGTGGCATTTTGTTTACCGCTATTGTTTCGATAGTGACCGTTTGGTTCACAAAGCGGGGATGGATGTGGAAGACATAA